From Periophthalmus magnuspinnatus isolate fPerMag1 chromosome 1, fPerMag1.2.pri, whole genome shotgun sequence:
GTCCACAATCCTGGTGCGGACGATCCAAAGAGGGGATTTCGGAAGGGCTTGGGACGGCACAATGACTATGTAAAGATCCCAGTGCCTGATACCAAAGTCAACCGTCAGCCCATGGAGTGGTGGAAGACATTCATTGCATTCTTTTACGCCGGATTCAACCTGGTCCTGACCACCGTTGTCATCACAGTTGTGCATGAGAGAGTTCCGCCCAAAGAAAGCAGCCCACCTCTTCCGGATAAGTTCTTTGATTACATCGACCGGGTCAACTGGGCGTTCACTGTCACTGAGATTAATGGCATGGTGCTTTTGGCCATTTGGATCATACAGCTATTCTTCTTCAGATACAGGCAAGAATCCATTATTCACTGTGAACTGTCGAGAGGTTTTATGAGGCACTTAAcagctgattaaaaatgtaGTATCACAATGTTCACGCACAAGCCTTCTGCCATTTCATCCCAACAATCTGAAGAACAGTAATGCAGATGTTTGTTGTTGGGGCAAAACTGGCTCTGTGTACTTTTACGTATTAGATCAGATTTGTGGTGTGTTCAGTTAATCAGCTGCTTTTTACAGTAGCTGTTGCATTTGGAGTAGGCTACAATGACTTCTAAGTTAACTCTTTCAACCTTTAACATTTTCATGTTTGTCTTTGTCACAATAGTTAGCCATTTTGTtcttgtataaatatatatacttaaTCGAAACCTTAAACCCACATGACATTTCAAttatctgataactccagaaatcagataatgatcagatttttggtgtccAAATTAACATAACCACACAATACAGATCTACGAGGTTTTAGGATGAAACCTAAGGGAAAAGACTTCACCTGCTAATGTCAGTAGCTATTTGTAAGTAATATTGCATTTATGCAGAGTGAAAACGGGAAGTTTAGAATTATTCAGAAACAGTCACATTATATAATGAGAATATGATGTTGTAATCTGGATTTTTCAGTAGACTTCAACAGCAGACCCAAAGGGGGACACAGGGTGACAACCTGTTCTTTTTTTGGTTTTAGATCTTATCTCACTTATTAAGATAATGCTCCActttttcagtgatgcatgatTTATATTAgaataacattttctcacaaagAAAGTAAGACTATTTAGATATACTGGCTTTCAGGCTTGTAAAATATTGGCACATATTGCTGTTTCAATCTCTCTGCATGTTATGATTGATAAAGCTGAAGATCATATGATGTCCCTTTATGTCCCACCACATTCAATCAACAATGTGTCCCTGTTTGTTGGGATAGGAAACATTTGACAAATATACTGTAGATTTATAGCTGTACTAATAACGTTCATTacgtaataaaaaaaatcacacaatcatattttattattaaatcaatCGGTTATCACTTTCGTTTTGAGCATTGATTGTtactcttctatttccatttgcAGATCCATAGCTCTACGGCGCTTCTTCTTCCTGATGGGCACTCTGTACTTGTACCGCTGTGTGACCATGTACATTACCACTCTGCCTGTGCCAGGGATCCACATGACCTGTGCTCCTAAGGTgagcgctctctctcctctcttcagagCGGGGCTCAGCTGGTGCTGCGCCGCCCTGTGTTTGTGCCTAGGGAGCCATTTTACATCATCACACCACAGCTataaaaacaagacaataaGACAATATGACAAAGTACTGCCACAGGATACGAACAtcatgtctcctctcttctaaACAGTGAAACTTATGAAACAGAATGGAAGTggttcaaatatttttttttacatttttgtattatctcAATACAACAATATTCAGATAATATTTAAACAGTGCATCAGaactgatctaaatgtgtgtgaGAATGTCATGGTTGAGGTTCAAGAATTGCAGAAAACATGAGTAGACCATACAATTAACCACAGACGTGCAGAAAATCACTTTATATCCTTGTTtggaagtctgtgtaatccctcagtcatccaagaatgattcatagtaaaagaaaaattaaattctgtcaactggacagaattACACTAGTATTTGGAAGATCACACTAGATGTTTCtgattgttttacttttaattcagcTTCACATTTTTAGAACCGGAGTCATTTTTAGTTTGAATGTTCTACGTTTCCATTGTTTACGTCACAGAACATGTGCTGTAACTCTCTTAATCTAACTACTGTaaatcctctgctctctctcagtTGCACGGAGACTCCCATGCCAAACTTCTGCGAGTCCTGCGCCTCATTTCTGGAGGAGGATTGTCCATAACAGGCTCCCATCTCATGTGTGGAGACTTCCTGTACAGTGGGCACACCGTGATGCTAACCCTCACTTACCTATTCATCAAAGAGTGTATGTAGCATATTTAGTCTACTTTTAGGCCTCAAAGTGGGGCTGTAAGATTAATAATTGCAATCAGTGACGTAGGTATGTGGTGGCCAGGGTTAGCACAACTCAGCCTGGCACGAGCCCCTCTGTGGCCACCCTGTATACCCCCCTGCACGACCGGACTGGGTGCGACTGAATGAAACACACATAACAGCCATAACAGCACTCTATTCCACACAACACTTTCTCTCTGAAAACCTTTGCCCTGCCAGTTACTTTTAAGTCTGTTTAGCCTCATTCAACTTCTGTCGGGTGTCGTAAAAGTGAAGCAGTCCGTCTGATCACGCTACAGTGCACAGATCGCTAAAGTCTGCTTCAATCAACGGCTATTACAGGGCATAACTGGCTCAAATAATGGACCTACAACCATGAAAGTGTAAGGCACTTGGAGTCAGGATGCAGCAGATACAACAAACTGCACCAGGTCACGACACAGCTCCTATAAAAGTGTGTGGTGGCTCCACTACCACCACAGACTGGGCACACAAGAGCTATTTGAACAACATCTGTCAGCATATCCAGGTCTAACAGcacaaaacatcacacacaTGCCTCACAGAGGACTTTAGAGCTTAACCGCTTACATTAAATCATAGCACTTACTGTGTTATTGTTAGTCTTATTGATCCTGTCTTGTCATGGAGTCGTACAATTGCTCTGATGCGTTTCTTCCACAAATACAGTAAGCATCAGTGTTGAGAATAACAACATTTAAGTGTAATAGCATTAGTAATGGTGTTATTTTTATCAGTAacgagtaatctaactaatgaCTCTTTCCTCTGCTGTAACATGGTTATAGTTACTGTCAGTGTCACTATTTTACTGTGAGTTGCTGTAGTGTTGACAGACTCCACTCTCTCATCTTGTTTAGAGGAGCTGCAAAGTTTTTCCATTGTTTTGAGAAGTAAACAAGACCGAGCCGAGGGATAAGAGACAGTGATTGGTTAAAAAAAGAGACTGACTGTAAAGACCAATCAGAAGCAGCACTAGGCATCCATAAAGACTTTTCCGACATTTCATTGGTTCAGTGCTGGCACGCGGTCGAATATTTGCTGTTTTCCACACACATGGGGCACAAGTATGATAATTCTTGTGGATTGTGtggatatacattgttatttggcGACTCTCTGTGATGGGAGAACAAACAGACGACTACAGCGAGACACGCACCTCTGGTTTTACATGTGTATAATCATGTGTGTGGCGTGCACATGTTTGTACTGTTCTGATATCTGTGCGTTTGGTAAATGCACTGTTTGGCCTCAGTCTGCTGCGTAAAGGGGACAGTAGTTTGCTCTGTGTTGTTGTGACTGTACAGTTGTGAGTCTGGGGGATTTTGAGCTCTGTGGATGGTTTATAACGCTGGCCCTAAGTGCATTTGGTGATTTGCAGAACAATTATCAATTAGTTTTAGTACTTTGAATTGTTTTGGGAAATGCAGAGAGCACGTGTCGATGTTGACCAATCAAATGTCAGAACACACGTGCACAGCTCCTCACGTGTTCAATCACAGGGCTGTTTACAGCAGATCCTGGGTCAGTTTACTCTCTAACAGAGAAATAAAGTGCACTGTGAACACGGAGGGTCGGTCTGACTCCATTTCAGATTAACAGCGAATTGCAGCAGAACAGAAATACATCATTAAACCAAACTTTATCtggctgtatttttttattaagtagGGGTCAAAATTGTTGTCAAAAATCTTCATTAACTGATAGGCCTACTTCTGATATCATTTTGGCTCACACAattgatgtattttatttatttacattaatgAACAGTGAACAAAATAAGCTCACACTTTTTCACATGGGTATTTTTAATCCATGTAGCGAATAGAGTATTTACTAGTGTTTCTGCCTTTTTTCTGGTATTCTCTTACACATAAACCTTATGAGAAAATTGGTATCATTAatgtttatctatttatttatttatttagatacaTATATTGCGATGTGCCTTCAATTTAAGTTTTATTCacgtttgagtttgagtttgaaacTTCACTCGCCCTTGCTGGCCCTCCCTGTAAAACAATCCTAACTACGCCCCTgattgcaatcaaatcaaaatagcaAAGTTGAaatttgaagtaccatcattttctCCACAACAAATCAGACTGCATAAAACAGCCAACCCTGTACTtttaatgtgattcttgtattagtttgacAGTTCTCCTGGAGGCACTTGaactcaaaacataaattgcaaatataatctcatttgcaatgcttgtcagaaaaatcacactgGATACTTTTCCCACATCATTTTAGCCCTACCTCAAAGTGAAGTTGACATTGTAAACTTTTTGCCTTGTGCAGACTCTCCGCGGTCGTTCTGGTGGTACCACGTGATGTGCTGGCTCCTCAGTGCGGTGGGGGTGGTGTGTATCCTGGTGGCTCATGAGCACTACAGTGTGGACGTGGTGGTGGCCTACTTCATCACCTCGCGCCTCTTCTGGTGGTACCACACCATGACGAGCTTACAGGTTTGACTGGGGCGTGACTCTGGGGCTCCACACATAGATGGAATATTATCAGTGTgaggaagaatactttgaaaatgtatttagttacagaatactgaatacttgcactaaaggagctgtatgtagcctgcattcttatagtttaaaaaaggtattactggcaacccaaatgagagactcatgtggggctcattctgctttttgattggataCATTTTCGAGACTAAAAGACCAAATTATAACTCAAACAACTTAGCCATCATGTCTACtgttgtaattaagaatatatCAGCATTAAgactgttatcagtaaaagctaaatttgatttgaacacggAGACATGCTTAGGTcctgtttatggaatttaatattcaaaatgttgcatacaagttcattaaaatgtatttggtaatgtaatgttacatagtgcagtcagagtactgtattctgaatacctgGAGTACTATCACATTGAGTTGCATTAtactggtgtaaaaaaaaaaaaaaaatctacaggtTTGTCTCACTGtttcttatattttatttatcactgattagaaaagtaaaaatagcaCATGAGCTgttcattttccttttttttttcttttctaaattGCATGATCAAATACTGCCATATACCTTTGAAATTAGGAATGTAACTGTATTCTGCTTAACATCAAGTGAAAGAGGACTAAAAAgatactgaaaatgtgtttcctGAACATGTATTTTGCATATACTGAATACAATTAGATCAACTGAATGtaatgtatataatataatgtatttaagtaattaATTTCGATTTTCAATTTGTCACACAATAtgcagtaaagtaaagtaaaagtattatttttgattttgtaaAGAAGCAGGTCAGTTGTAGAAACTTGTGCAAGTCATAGGATTAAATTGAGGAATCAAAGCTGAATGGGATTTGTCTGaagcaagtttaaaaaaaataagaaattgcgGCATCTGCTGGTCACATAACAGTATTACACGTTGAACTGATCCTGATATTTGTAATGACACAAAATTCATGTGCAGTTACAATTCCACATGTATGCCCCATAAGTCTATGGTATGCTCACATTTAAATCTGTAAAGATGTTAAGATATTTTTACTAAAAGTCCATGTACTGTTTTTACAGACTTTGAAATGCTTCCCAAACAACTACCTCCAAAACACTTGGTGGAACCCGATTTTCAACTTCATGGAGAGGAATGTCCAAACTGCTGTGCCGTGTTCCTACAGCTGGCCCATCACCTGGCCCCCTGCCTGCCTTAAGAGCCCTTGTAAGAAGTATTCCATGGTACAGAGCATCAGAGAAGAGTGACCACACCTCCATGGTCCACCTTCTGAGAATCAGCACATCAGCATTGCACCATTTGTATAATGTATATGATAGAGATGTTCGGAGAAGTATTTTAACAATCACTGTTGTTACCACAGagcatctgattttttttaaataaatatttgtagcGCCTGACAAACTGCTGTATTTTAGAAAGATTCCACTGAAACAGTTTGACTTCTCATAGTAGAGTGTCGGAGAAGAGTTGCCTCCAGATAATGTACTTATGTCACAAGGTGCCTTAGTGTGTTGTCAGCATGGTAGTTACCAAAAGCCAATCATCATCTTTTTCTTCCatcttcttttattttttattattgtttattttttgtcatttattatatttgaaGTGTCTTTTAGTCATTCAGATGTGCATAACCTCATAGTTGTGTTGTTCGTTCACAATGTTGACTTTGTTTTATAGAGCAATCATGTTATTTATCCAAatgcttgttttatatttaatatttccattaaataaaacagtgaaTGATATTGTTTGATTgaagttggtttttttttttttccaatactgaaaaaagtaaGCTACATTACTCCCAGTTAGTGTATCCTACTGAGTAGCCTAGACCTGGCATAAGTCAAAACATTGCGTAggtttaaatgttattttacaCACGTGGAtaaaaattgttggtaccctttggttaatgaaagaaaatctcacaatggtcacagaaataacttgaatatgACAAAGgtaatagtaaataaaaataaactcatgaaacaggcctggacaaaaatgatggtaccccttgaaaagactgaaaataatgtgaccaaagggacatgttaatccaaggtgtgtcagtgggcctatatacaggactacaggtcgtcactgtgctgtttagtgacatggtgtgtaccagactcaacatggaccagagaaAGCAAAGGAGAATAagttgtgagtttttctttcattaaccgacgggtaccaacaattttgttcTCGTGTGTAAGTTCGTTCTACATCAAGTCACGTCTGTCCTCCCATGTCCCACCAAATCCCATGACCTGTCCCACTTTTAAGAGTTCTGCAGCTGGTTATCCTACACAACAGTGAAGAATCCCGCTCCACAGACACATTCAGGCAGTGgtaaagtactcagttttgttacttaagtaaaagtacagatacagaggtaaaaagttatgcaagtagaagtatcacatgaaaattcTACATTAGTAAAAGTACCCATTCAAAAATGGAgtttaacaataaaaagtaaaagtatttcacacaagtgtttgttaaagtgtaaatgtagtgatattgattaaacaCTGATACTTAGAAGGAGCCTGAGAGTGCCCTTAGCCTGCAAAGTCTAGCATAtacacttgttttgttttatagtaTTTCATTGTATAAAGTGAACATGCTCATGGTCCCATTTTACCAACAGCACCCCCAAAACTGACTTTGGACCAACAGTGTTTCTGAAGTAATACCAGCTGTGCACTAACCAAACATGACAAGACTTTTTAGGCCACTTAATTTGTGCCAGGAAATCAGGCAGTCTACATTATAGTTATATAGTTCTATTCTTAACAAAAGTCTCAGAAAGCCCTGTAATCTGACTCAAGCAAGAATTGTggttttttggttgttgttgttttttttttgtttttttgtgtggaaaATACACATTTTCGTTCCTACAACTTAGTTTTAGAGGTTAAAATGATATGAGTGCTGTAAGGAGTAGAAAGGACAGAGGGCAGGGCCTGTTGCTGGTGGGGTCAAGGTGAGACTCTACAATTAGAAACAGATTTAcactattttatgttttatatgacCTACCATAGTGAATAGCAGGGTAAAAGTAAAAGAgtaagtgtatttttgtatgttcTAAAACCCCAAATCCTTTAAATCcgtaaaaaacactgaaaaaacacGTGTTGACGTCAAACTGGTAATGCACCAATCAGAGCGGAGCCCAGTGACGTccaccaatcaggagccagtACTGGGATAACGCCGGTGACAGCTATTTAATAACACGGGAAGAGCATGGCTATTTCACttcttttatcattttaacggacaggttttacttttactttacttttttaaacgTTGTATAATGggacatatttgtattttagaATAGGCGCAGATGGATTTGCACGTGTGGCTGGACTGTGCACTGTCTCATATAAACTTTGCAGCTGTACTTGTCTTTGTAGTAGTGTATTATGTCTTGGTCACGTATCGTAAGCGTCAGAAACTATTCGCAAATATCCCTCCAGGCCCCAAACCATGGCCTGTAGTGGGGAACTTCGGACACTTTTTGATTCCCCCCTTTGTGCGGGGTCTTTTGCAGCAGCCAGTGACGAATAGACAGAACATGAACGCCATGGAGTATTTCACTGACATGTCTAAAGTGTATGGAGACGTGTTCAGTCTGTTTGCAGGTACGAGCCTCATGGTGGTGCTGAATGGATATAAAGTGCTCAAAGAGGCTCTTTCTAACCACACAGACGTGTTCTCCGACAGACCGGACATCCCAACTGTCACCATTATGACTAAACGGAAAGGTAAGAGTCCTGTGGGTCTGCAGTGGGTCAAGTTCAAGTTAAACATGCGCCTAGTGCGGTAAAAAAACAGATAATTAATCTTAACTTAGTCTATGGGAGCATGATGTATAGATGTAGGCCAGTAGGTCACTGAGTTATGTGTGACCTGCAACACAAACAAAGTTTAGCCTTGACCTAATGGCTACTTGCTGAAGGAAGTGATGGAAGGAAACAAAGTACCTTCCTACTAAATGtagaaaagtacagtacttaagtaaagtacaaatacctgaaAATTCTAGTTAagtgtattttagtttttaattgaGCAGCTCAATTAAGAAACTGTGATGACAGAGGGGCTCAGGTCACTGACTTCAGCTCTGTCTTAAACACGTGTATTTCtctttaattattcattatatgATTACTGCCCAATTGTACACATTATTCATGTCATTTGGGACATTTATGAGCTCATATTCTGTACAAAGTATGAGGTATTACACAGTAATGGACTGTTACATCATGACAGAAGCTAACTTTACTAATGTGACTTCTGTACTTGAGAGTGCTCCTCTGTTGTGTCGTGATTTCATGACCagtatatattttgtttcatacaagtacattttattttcttgtaaaACATTTAAGTGTATTATACAGGCCAGTTGATGAGAGCGGGGCAGCAGGGTGCTGCTGGCCTGTTGAGGCATGGCTTCCTGACCAGGACAGATTTAGTTTCATAGAgattaaaaaaggtcatttatttacaacacaacacagataaACTATACTAAAGTCAAAGATGAACACAGACTTTTGCACAGCCAAGTTCAATGCGGTTACACCAAACCCCAGTGTGTGAACATGGCCGCCCATTGAAGTCAACGGCCGTGCTCAATGGCACATGTCAGGACTTTAGCCTTTAGCGGATAGATACACCTGGTCCTGCCCTGCCCAGGACCATGCGCAGTTGAGCTACCACCCATGAGACTGTGCACGATGAGGGTGAGCTGTGGCTGGGAAGGAGGCCTCCGGTGATGGGTTTTATCTAATAAAGACACTAAAGCCGCTCTCTCAACTTGGTCTGcagcgttcacaaagacacagggaaaacaaccAAAGGCAATCGCAGACCATGCGTTGGAGGCGTCagccctcaaatgcaaaggcgtccaacACATTCTTGACACCCCGGGGTGAACGCACCATGAGCGatgtgaatgaatcaaactGTCAGAaatgagccacaggtttagaacatggttcagaagcttctggaagcataaacattataatttatacTTTATAATTTATGTATTATTCCCTTTCCTCCTTCGCCCCCACTCCGCTCTGGTGCAAAGTCTCATGGGGCAAAGTCTCATGTCTCAACTGTGCATGGTCCGTGGGAAGGGCAGGAACGGGCATATCTCGCCGCTAAAGCCTAAACTTGCGACATGCACCATTGAGCACGACCCATTGACTGCAATACCATGTTCAGGCCCCAGGGCTtgggaataataaataagttataaattataacatttatGCTTCCAGGATGCTGACTTTGAACCATATTTGCATCGCTCACATGCTCGTTCATGTCCACCAAGTGACCGCTCTAAACAATCAGCGCTTGTTCGCTAGTACGGACATAGAGTGTAGCTGAAGGTAAAAATTAAAAGgcgttttttttaaaaacaacagagggagtttgagctgagaaaaagttatttgaaaataggtaaaaatcgccacaaaattcaacctttgtgaaggttgtaggtgccctgtcagctgaacacgagcagtttgaGGTCTATAAggaaaatcctttctgggcaggagggatttgtttgttgtagtaccaatgagtggccactaaacCAACTCACAACAGCTCTAACCCAGCAATACCCTAtcaagttattttaatagatccatgggtTACACACAAACATCTGCTCCTCCGGCACAGTGCCAGATGCCCTCTGAACgcttccctagggaggtgttcggGGCACGTctcactgggaggaggccttggggaagatccaggacatgttggagggactatgtctctcgccTGGCTTGGGAACGCTTttgggtcccactggaggagctggaggaagtgcctGGGGGgatggaagtctgggagtccctgcttagactgctgcccccgtgatcTGGCCTTggtaagcagaagaaaatggatggatgctgctctgtttttctttttcctccaaactccAAATCGCAAGTAAATGTGAGAAATTGTGACAGTAAAGAACATTGGAGGTTTGATTGTGAAACATAACGAACAAATATGCATTAAAGAAGTGTTTTTTCACTCTTTTGCGGGACACACGAAAGTCATGGCGTCATGGTCAGacagacaacacacagacacccaCAGGTAACACAGTACGTAAGttttaaagcactttaaagGACAATAAAGGCTCAGACTTATATTAACGGAACTGTTTGCCTTCACTTAAGACATCAAATACAGTACTTGATAATATGGGATCCCTGCTACATTTTGTGCCAGATGCACAGGCACAAACTATAGAAATTATGCATCTACTGTAACAATTACAATAATTTTCATGTGTAACATAATATACCTGATACAAATTCATACATTTAAGAATTAAACCAAAGAGCGAACCCCACACAGATTTAAAGAGAAGTTGTTTTTTCAACTATCAGCCTCTAATGTCAGTgaatcaaacacaaacatgcgCCTGTGGTTGGGCTCTGACTGCACAATCGTAGATATTTTGTCCAGAATATCCAACAGTATGCCATTAATCTGTCTCAATTATGTGTGTTagttgctcaaaaatgcattgaaaaacatgaattctttctgtgagctgGGCCACCTCTTTACACCTGTAAACCAGGGCGTTTGGCACCAGCACGTGTCCTTGAAAATAGATTTAATTCCCTACTGTTGAACATTCAAGGTGCCTAAAATATTGCAAAACGGTTGCAGCTAAATACTGAAGTAGTGAAGTAGCTGGCCCGTAAACAAAGCAGAGCATAACTCATTCAAATTTTTGTCTTATACTTGTATAAGACAACCTTGGGGTTCCTCCACTTTTGACTCAAGTACCaccaaaaatttgactttccAAATACCAccagatttaaataaaatatatagcaggactattccaggtctagtctagtgctaaaccaggtctaaaagtggactacatcactTCCACTATTGTTCTAAACAAGATTccaaaggaggaaaaaaagtaGATGAAATCAACTCAGGAAATtaggcaaacccacaaactgaagagctgtccaagtaccacctgaaggagccTGCATAGCACCAGTGGTACATGTATCAGAGTTTGAGGTAGACTGATATAAACTACATCACATCTTTATTTGTTTCACCAGGAATCGTCTTTGCCCCTTATGGATCTGTGTGGAAAAAGCAGCGCAAGTTTTGCCACTCCACGCTGAGAAACTTTGGACTTGGAAAGTTAAGTTTAGAACCCTGCATCTTACAAGGCCTGGATACCATCAAGACCCAGTTG
This genomic window contains:
- the sgms2a gene encoding phosphatidylcholine:ceramide cholinephosphotransferase 2, which codes for MATQGHGNTRATAADNLQPGMETAIVASGKTCPVHNPGADDPKRGFRKGLGRHNDYVKIPVPDTKVNRQPMEWWKTFIAFFYAGFNLVLTTVVITVVHERVPPKESSPPLPDKFFDYIDRVNWAFTVTEINGMVLLAIWIIQLFFFRYRSIALRRFFFLMGTLYLYRCVTMYITTLPVPGIHMTCAPKLHGDSHAKLLRVLRLISGGGLSITGSHLMCGDFLYSGHTVMLTLTYLFIKEYSPRSFWWYHVMCWLLSAVGVVCILVAHEHYSVDVVVAYFITSRLFWWYHTMTSLQTLKCFPNNYLQNTWWNPIFNFMERNVQTAVPCSYSWPITWPPACLKSPCKKYSMVQSIREE